In methanogenic archaeon ISO4-H5, the following are encoded in one genomic region:
- a CDS encoding acetyl-CoA C-acetyltransferase, whose translation MDEAVILSACRTAIGKYGKALTGIKSTELGAHCIKEAVKRAGIQATDVEECIMGNVLQAGLGQNPARQAAIGAGLPVEIGSFTVNAVCGSAMKAVMCAADAIKAGEYNVLAVGGMESMSNAPYLMNGARWGYRMNDQTMVDCMVHDGLWDIFNNQHMGFTGEIVAERFNVTREDADQLSVESHQKAYKAQQSGKFDKEIVPFTIPNKKGDIIFDKDEGIRPDSSMESLAKLKSVFKKDGIVTAGNSSQLSDGGSALIVASRKWAEEHGIKPLASIVAYGECGVLPERIMEAPIPTTRHVLKKAGMTIDDIDLFEHNEAFASASCAVKKELGVPDEIFNVNGGAVALGHPIGCSGARVLTTLLYAMMDRQKDVGCATLCLGGGNAVTTIIRRE comes from the coding sequence ATGGATGAAGCAGTAATCTTAAGCGCATGCAGGACTGCAATCGGAAAATACGGAAAAGCACTCACCGGAATCAAATCCACCGAGCTCGGAGCACACTGTATCAAGGAAGCAGTGAAGAGAGCCGGAATCCAGGCAACCGATGTCGAGGAATGCATCATGGGAAACGTCCTTCAGGCCGGACTCGGACAGAACCCTGCCAGGCAGGCAGCCATCGGTGCAGGACTTCCTGTCGAGATCGGATCCTTCACAGTCAACGCCGTCTGCGGCTCTGCCATGAAAGCTGTCATGTGTGCCGCCGACGCCATCAAAGCAGGCGAATACAACGTCCTCGCAGTAGGAGGTATGGAGAGCATGTCCAACGCCCCCTACCTCATGAACGGAGCCCGCTGGGGATACAGGATGAACGATCAGACCATGGTGGACTGTATGGTTCACGACGGACTCTGGGACATTTTCAACAACCAGCATATGGGATTCACCGGAGAGATCGTCGCCGAGAGGTTCAACGTCACCAGGGAGGACGCCGACCAGCTGTCCGTCGAGAGCCACCAGAAGGCCTACAAGGCACAGCAAAGCGGAAAGTTCGACAAGGAGATCGTTCCTTTCACCATCCCCAACAAGAAAGGGGACATCATCTTTGACAAGGACGAGGGAATCCGCCCCGATTCCAGCATGGAATCCCTTGCCAAGCTGAAGTCCGTCTTCAAGAAGGACGGAATTGTCACCGCAGGAAACTCCTCCCAGCTCAGCGACGGAGGATCCGCTCTGATCGTGGCATCCAGGAAATGGGCCGAGGAGCACGGCATCAAACCCCTCGCATCCATTGTTGCCTACGGAGAGTGCGGAGTGCTCCCCGAGAGGATCATGGAGGCTCCCATCCCCACCACCAGGCACGTCCTGAAGAAGGCGGGAATGACCATCGATGACATCGACCTCTTCGAGCACAACGAGGCCTTCGCATCCGCTTCCTGTGCGGTCAAGAAGGAACTCGGAGTTCCTGATGAGATCTTCAACGTCAACGGAGGAGCAGTCGCTCTCGGACACCCCATCGGATGCTCCGGAGCCCGTGTGCTCACTACCCTCCTCTATGCAATGATGGACAGGCAGAAGGACGTCGGCTGTGCCACCCTCTGTCTCGGAGGCGGAAACGCCGTCACCACCATCATCCGCCGCGAGTGA